One window of Klebsiella quasivariicola genomic DNA carries:
- a CDS encoding tyrosine-type recombinase/integrase yields MKLTARQVETAKPKDKPYKLADGGGLYLLVNPNGKRYWRLKYRSLGKEKLLAIGVYPDVSLAEARSKREDAKRTLAAGNDPSLERKIEKLSRQQDAENSFEAITREWYQRRYDRWSVSYREEMLRTFEKDVFPYIGHRPIKDIKPMELLAVLSKIEARGATEKVRKVRQRCGEVWKYAVVTGRAEYNPAPDLASAVTTHEKEHYAFLTQDELPEFLRTLNTYAGSVLVKIAMQLLILTGVRPGELRQAEWQEFDFEKKVWNVPAERMKMRRPHLVPLSSQAIDLLNQLKPMTGAGALLFPGRNNPKKPMSDMALTVLVRRIGYAGRVTGHGFRHTMSTILHEQGFNSAWIELQLAHVDKNSIRGTYNHAQYLDGRREMMQWYGELLSFMCDVSTLK; encoded by the coding sequence ATGAAGCTGACTGCTCGTCAGGTTGAAACTGCGAAACCTAAAGATAAGCCCTACAAACTCGCTGATGGTGGTGGTCTTTACCTGCTGGTTAATCCCAATGGTAAAAGATACTGGCGTCTCAAATACCGTTCGTTAGGTAAAGAGAAGCTGCTCGCTATTGGCGTTTACCCCGATGTTTCTTTAGCTGAAGCCAGAAGCAAGCGAGAGGATGCTAAAAGGACATTAGCGGCTGGCAACGATCCTTCTCTTGAACGGAAAATTGAGAAACTTAGTCGTCAACAAGACGCAGAAAACTCTTTTGAGGCTATCACGCGGGAGTGGTATCAGCGTCGCTATGACCGCTGGTCTGTCTCCTACCGCGAAGAGATGCTGAGAACCTTCGAAAAGGATGTGTTCCCTTATATCGGTCACCGGCCAATCAAAGATATCAAGCCGATGGAGTTGCTTGCTGTTCTTTCAAAGATAGAAGCAAGAGGGGCAACTGAGAAGGTCCGTAAGGTTCGCCAGCGCTGTGGAGAGGTCTGGAAGTATGCTGTTGTGACTGGCAGGGCCGAATACAATCCAGCACCTGATCTAGCCAGCGCCGTGACTACTCATGAGAAAGAGCACTATGCTTTTTTAACCCAGGATGAATTGCCTGAGTTTCTTCGGACTCTCAACACCTATGCTGGTAGTGTACTTGTTAAGATTGCGATGCAATTGCTTATTTTAACGGGAGTAAGGCCTGGGGAGTTGAGGCAAGCGGAGTGGCAGGAATTTGATTTTGAGAAAAAGGTTTGGAATGTACCAGCGGAACGCATGAAAATGCGCCGCCCTCATCTGGTTCCGTTATCAAGCCAGGCAATTGACCTACTTAATCAGCTTAAACCCATGACGGGAGCAGGAGCGTTGCTGTTCCCAGGACGTAATAATCCTAAGAAACCGATGAGTGATATGGCATTGACTGTGTTGGTCAGGCGTATCGGCTATGCCGGGCGCGTTACAGGGCATGGATTCCGCCACACGATGAGTACCATTTTGCATGAGCAGGGTTTCAATTCGGCCTGGATTGAGTTACAGCTGGCTCACGTCGATAAGAACTCAATTCGTGGGACGTATAACCATGCGCAGTATCTGGATGGGAGGAGGGAGATGATGCAGTGGTATGGCGAGTTGTTATCTTTTATGTGTGATGTAAGTACATTAAAATAA
- a CDS encoding DUF6971 family protein, with translation MSISYRKLDINLSADKETVLVFGQEMSTKYFTEIVVTSMLNGLPALSTGAHAILTSLHAAGLNANDYGAYSRAWAESNAEARREAERQRIENERNRQRIAAMYATPEEIAKEAAERKERKADLERRFSRKGAAFGL, from the coding sequence ATGTCTATTTCATACCGTAAGCTCGACATCAACCTGAGCGCCGACAAAGAGACCGTGCTGGTCTTCGGTCAAGAGATGTCCACCAAGTATTTCACTGAGATTGTAGTGACCTCAATGCTGAATGGTCTACCTGCCCTGAGCACAGGGGCACACGCCATCCTGACTTCCCTGCACGCTGCTGGTCTTAACGCTAATGACTACGGGGCGTATTCCCGAGCGTGGGCTGAGAGCAACGCAGAGGCACGCCGAGAGGCTGAGCGTCAGCGCATTGAAAACGAGCGTAACCGTCAGCGTATCGCCGCTATGTATGCAACCCCTGAAGAAATCGCTAAAGAGGCCGCAGAGCGTAAGGAACGTAAGGCAGACCTTGAGCGTCGCTTCAGCCGTAAAGGCGCTGCATTCGGTCTGTAA